GTAGAGTAGAGTACTACTTCTAGTCACAGGAATCAAACTAAAAGAACGAggaaagaatataatatctagtagacTTTACATTCCGGCACCTGCTACTCCAATATATACCtgcctctctctcctcaGCTGCTCTTCTACCTAAAAAATCCCGTTCCTTTTGACAAATGGAAACAACGCCAAGCCCGGCGCCGCTAATCCGTATCGGGTCAACGAGAACGATACATGGTCACATGTGCGAAAAGCTTGATCAACCCATAACTTTATTTTAGGTAATCACATACCTACTGCATAACTTAGTTAATTAGCCCTAATAGTACTGCCCTCTCCATACACCATACAAAGGCTCGTTCTAGACAGCCCGTTAAAAACGAAGAATTAAAAAGGTAAAGCTTTTATTCCATCAAATGGTAACATACAGAACATAACTGTCTCCAAAAGTGAAGTACACTATGCCCATCGAGCATCGTTAGGGCGTCAATGCCGAACGAGTGTTTGTAACTGACAGCCTCACGGCCAGGTTTTAAGCCGACTGGGCATACAAAATCGTACAAAGACAGATACATAGCACCTCTAGACAAGATAAGGTAACAAGTACAAGGAAAAGAGTGAAACAAACCTCCATACATCATACACCTTCATATAAAAAACGTTAAAGTCAGACTGGGTATGCCCACGCCACGCTATGCAGTCCTTGAGAAAGGGATAAAAAGGGAATTTAATAGAGCCCAAAACGGTGGGATAAGTATGTACTGAGAACAGAATCGTATGTCGGGATATTATACTTGTTGAATTGCTTCATATTCATTTCGGTTTGCGCCAGAAATATTGCTGTTCGTGTCAACCAACCATGGTCGGGTCTTGGATAGTAATAGAGGGCATACCTTATGTTGTTTCCGACAATTTCGAAGTCCGGGTTTTCTCAGGTCCCTCACGACAGCTTCGCGACGTGGTTCGTCGTCATCAAAGTCGGGGATGTAATAGTATTCGGCCTCGAGCGGCTTGCCAGCAGCATCCTTGCCTTCACGTGCAACCTTTCCGATGCACTTCGTAGAATCTAAGATAACCCGGATTTCATCTCGTGAGGGGCCGTGACTTGACTGGCTATCTGCCTTCCAGAGGGAAACAGGAAGGTTGTCGAGAATGGTAGAGAAAGGGGTAGATGAAAGACGGGAGAAAGCCAGCTGGTTGACTGCGTGGTTCTGAACGACCTCCGAAGCCTCGTCGATAACCACTGGTTTGTTCGGTGTGTCTTCAGTGGGTTGTTCAAAAGGCTTCGAAGGCTGTCTTGGGGACTGAGTTGGTTGGAGAGGTTGACCTTGGAAGTGAGCTCGAGGGCGCGTGGGCCGAAGAGGCGAGTCGTCGGCAGTGAACGCAGCCATACGCGGCAGCAAGTTGTCGCCGAAGGGACCAAAGGAGTGAATGATGGGGTCGTTTTCCTCGTCATGGTCTGATAAGTCCTCGGGCTTACTCAAGTCGCTCAGGTCACTGGACTGCGAACTCTGGAGAAGAGACGCTACATTTGAAGACGCATTCAACGCATCACCAGGGCTACTACGGCGAACTGGAgaagcttcatcctcgtacacaacaacagcatTCCGGGAGCGAGTAGGGGTGTACAGAGGCGACGAAGGGGGTACCATGGACTTGgcggctggagatggagagacaggagaggCCAGGCGTTGACGCTCAGCACTTGGACTGTCTTGCAGACTCCGGCGAGCTTGCTTCTTTCGTGTTGGCGTAGCCTCCTCCCATGCTTGCTCCGAGTCAGTAGAcgcatcttccttcttgtcGCCGCGAGGCCATTGGACCAGAACGCGGCAGTCGTGGACATCGATCATGATGTCAGCATCTTTGATGTCTGATGTGAATGTCTTCCCCTTGGCCAGATCGTATGTCTTGCCCTGACAGTGAAGCTTAATTCCATTCCATCCCATGCACATTATCTCCACCCTATCACGGTCGAAAGGGTTGGGGGCAGGCTTGTAGGTAGCTTTGACGTGCACCCTCGAGATCATACGGTTGGCAGCGAGCTGGTATTGGCAAGAAAGACTGGATCTTCCCATTTTCAGAGGCTCGCCGCTTTCAGAGAGCATCAGGGTAGGGACGGCGGAAAGAGGAGTTCGTTCGGAGAGGGCGGAAGGAATGTTACGGCGTGATGAGGAATTAGGTAGGGCCATCCGAGGAGGCGAGGACGACATGATATGGGTGGACGAGGTCGGGACGGGAGTGGGATAGGTCGAGATGGCACGGTCATCGTCGCGTGCTACACGCTTCTGTggtcgaggaagagaaggggacgAGCTCAATGGCTCAAAAGCAGGCAGTAGAGATGCTGGACGCTTCACGCCTGCCACAGGAGCAACCGAGTTGCTCCTCGGAGGAGAAGACTCCATGGTACAAGACACACGTCTCGAGGACGACCACCAACAAACCTTTGAGCAGATATAGAGTAAAGAGGGTGATTTGAGACTTGAGACTCGATTGAGTTCGCGTCGAGGACAGAACAAAGATACTACTCTTATCACGAGAGGGCAAAAAAAACAAGCCAGAAGGAGAGACAGGACAGGAAGCTGGTTAAGGACgaaaaggaaggaagagagcCCTGTTAGTAGCTTCCCTACCCAATATGACGACCAGGAGGTTGGGAGACACGAAAAGAGTCTACAGAAAAGACCGAACGAGCGCTGGAGAGAaaaagggagggagaggatggtgTGCGTAGTGGAATTGGAATGGGAATGCCCTGGCGGAACGGCGAGTCTGAGCCTGCCAGCGCGGAAATGCACGCTTACAAGCTGGAGAATCGAGACGCGTTCGATAGGCGCCGGCCCTGCTCCACACTCAATGCGCGCATCCCTCAGCCAAACCATCAGGAACTATGCATTGCACTGCATATTTGCAATTCAGCGACGGAATGACACAGGATCTCAACATTAAACGCCATCCCAAACCCTGtctctttctgctcgacCTCTTGTATACTTCATCAAGGCGCGTTCGAGGTCAGGTGCCTCGCGTTTTTCGGGTCGGGTCTCGTGACTTGAGTCGCGCCAAGTCACGTGAGCGCGTTTGCTTGGTCCGTGCATGGTGAACGGGCCATGTGCTGCTGCGCAAAATCAGCTTGTGATTggctctctttttcttccttgcgTTGACATGAAGTTGGAGAGACGTCTGTTAACCATATCtaaaattagttatttacAAGAGTCAATATAATGGACGTAGTTCCCTATATAGTGCCtattgaggttgttgggtgCTCCTGTCCGATCCTGAGCAGCCAAGTGTGCGCCCCGCGGCCGTCACGTAAGGCTTGTATACAAGTTACCGACGCGACGCGCCTGTGACGAGAATTGAGGTAACCTTACCGGGAGCCACGCAGGCAATTTAAAATCCGACGCCGGGGGCAAGAATGAGGCCGCCCATCACaattcttctgctgctgcaacagCCAAGGACGACTTGAAACCAGGTACTACGTTATTGCAGCATTGCCCCTCGACAGTCGACACGCTGGTTATGACATTTATCTGGAATTCTTCATGTCGTCACTCAAGCCACGACATAATGCTCTTGCTAGATAGTCTACCCCACCTCTACGGGGAATTTTCAGCGCCTGGCTATTTCGCCAGCCCCTTTGAAGCCATTAATATTGGCCTGCGCGCAGTCAGCACAGACAGGGACGTTTTAAACTTAGCGGGACTAAAATACGAAGAGCTAAAGAGTTCTAACTCAAAACTCAAAAGGCATGCTCATTAACAAGCTTACGAAATAGCATATAACCGGTCTAGACCCCCGTACGAAAGCATTAAAAATTTGTACATAAGAGGAAATTGAAGCTACTTAACAGCAGAGAAAGTAAATAAGCACAAATGAGCCCCGACCTACTGGACCAAGGGGCGAGAAGTGGGAAAATGGCAGGCAGCCAAGGCTTCAAGTCATATGACACAATATACTAAGATACAAAAGAAGTCAAGATGAGAGCATACGTATCAAAACCGAACAGGCATGGAGGGTCTTCTATTTGCAATTTTGCCTGGTCGGGTAGAGTAGGTCATTCAACGCTGAACGCACCAGGATCGTGAGCGACGACTCTATTTATAGAACTTGTAGGTAGCCGTGCCAGACATGGCTTGGACCTGGAAGATTGTTAGCCTACATCGCGATTAAAGCAGGTCAAATGCGGAGTGCTTACCGTGCAGCCGTCCGAGTTGGAGCCGGTCTCGGAGATGAATTGTCCATTCTCGTATTTGCAGGATCCGCTAAGGTTGTCACCTACGATCTTGATGTTGAAgtcgagcttctcgttggtggttggggaGTTCTGGAAGATCGAGAGCCATTTGCCGTTGTTCTCACCGACACCGAGGTTGATGGGGGCCCTGTTACCGGTGTTGCCGGTGCCGTCACCCCACTGGCAGCCCTTCTCAACCGAAACACCGGCAGGGTTGACGTAGTATTGGGCGGAAGTGGTCTTGCCCTCCCAGTTGTAGTAAGTCTCACCGTTGGGGCAAGTCAAGTCCTTGGTCTCGCCGTTGTTAAGGCTGAGGGGAACGGTTTCACCTTCAGTACCTGTTCATATACATTAGCAAAAGCACAACCTGTAATTTCAGATAACCCAAGACTCACCAGGGTAGTCAGTGCGGCACACAGCGACGTGCTCGCCGATAGTGTTCTGgacctcaacaccacccaCACCAGGGATACAAAGCTTGTCGGAAAGCTTCTTGTTGGTCAAATAAAGCTTGCCACCCTTACATTGGATTCCACCAATGGACTCGCCAGTGCTGCCCTGCTGCTCGGGCCACTGGGACTTCTGGTAACCAGCAGGGCAGGCGTACGAGCACATGTTGCCCGAGCCGCAAGACCCGCCCTTGATTGCAGTATCGATCTTGCCGAGAACTCCACCGGCCCAGTTGAGCGACTGGATACCAGTCCagccaccaaggccaaggtAGTCGACAGAAATGGCACCGTAATCGGAGGGGAAAGTTGAGCAGTCAAGCTCGCCGTCAGGGAACGAGGCATCCAAGCCGGTAGCaccggaagaagaggaactgcTAGTGGGAGCGGAAGCCTCGGtagtggtggaagtggttGTCGGAACACTctgggtggtggttgtggtggtggtggtggagctAGTAGTcgtggtcgaagaagaggtaGAGCTCGAAGTCTCAATGAACTTGGCCGGGTTAACAGTAGGAGTGTAGGTCTGCTGGCAAGGGTCGACTTCAGGCTGGGGGTCGTTGAAGGCATAAGTACCATCCTTGATACCAGCGCAGGCGTCATCGGCCTTGATGATCTCGCCATCGAGCATGTATTCGGTGACGGTAGGGCCATCGACGACAGCAACTTCACGCTTGttgtggtgctggtggcggtgatggtgctggtgctgggcaGCAACCATGGACCCGGCGGTGGCCAGGGTGAGGGCGAAAGAGTACTTCATCTTGTATAAATCACAGAAATGGTAATATATCTAACCAATTGCTGCAAATAGTCAGTATACCGTTACCAATAAATCGAGGTTCCAGAGCGGTCAGCCCCCTCAGCATCTCTTTGCGATGAACTGCCCAAATCCCCAGACAAGCACATGCAGCATAGATGGCGAAATCGAGGATCCGTAACCGCCAAAACTACTGgcttggtggaggagaaacaaCACAACACGCATAGTAACACTAGATATGAGCGACGTACTTGAATTTTATGGCAACTCCGTCGCGTGTTCGTTAGTGTCCAATAATGGCGAATATGGAGCCGAGATGCGGAGTAGGGCTAttcagaaaagaaacgaggCTTCCAAATGAATGTACGAAGAGAAACGAGTCTCTCTGGTCGGATGGGAAAGCTCAAGGGCGGACAATAGCCGTGGGGGACGAAGCGTGAGAGGTAGAAGGGGAGGCTGTGAAAGACGGAGGGAGGCAGGGGAGGTTTTGAGGAAAGGAGACGCTGAGGAGGGAGAACCTTAATGGGAACGGAAGAAGGAATAGAATGGCATTGAATTGGCTGGATTGACTGCCAGGGGGGCGAGCGTGAAAAGGAGCCCTGGCAGACTCAGGGTGGGCGTTGCGTGTGGTCCCGGCTGGACGGCGAATGACAATCAAACTACTCGCACTAAATCTGCCCAGTCAACTCAGGGGTTCCACTGCTCGATTCGAGACATGGCCTTCCTGCTCGCCGCTCACTGGCCCGTCATTTTAATTACTTGATACTCCATCCGAAAAGAATATAGGAAGAAGACGTTGCATCCCCTGGTCAGTCCCGTCTCAATGAACGGCGTGGGCGCCTCAATCCGTGGGTTTACGCCAGGTACCGTGGACCCTACCAAGGTAGGCAGAAACCCAATTCCCTTCAGCAGCACTACCCATGGAACCAACACAGCTCTGTGATCATTTGCAGTCAGGAGTGGGGAGGCCGACGTGGCCACCACCCGCCGACAGCTCTAGcaggttgtttgttttgagCCCGTCTTTGCGTCTTCAGGACAGTCCACCCCGAAACCCACATCTGGGGCGCGCATTCGGCAATCTTGTGCGCAAATCCTCTTGGTACGAGGGCGAGACTGATTTGGCGCCTTGGTGCAGAATCTGGACCGTCTGCCAGGGCGCCCCTCACCGCGAAAAATACACAACCTTTTTCTATGCTTGGacttcctgttcctgaaaTTTAGCTTGGCGTTTCCGAAATTAGCACAGCGGTCTGTCAGCCAATAAGCGCTTGTTATGTTCACTCAAATGTGGGGCTGTGGTTGTTTTGCCATCTGCTTTTAAGGGGCAAGCCAATCAGCGGCCGTCACGCTCCTCCAACTTTGGTCTGTTTCATTTGCAATTTGCAACTCCCGAGGTTCGTTCTCCTCGGCGATCCCCCAGTCCCTCTGTCTCATCCCTGCACATGACATCAACCGCGCACGTTGATATCCAAACAAACCAAATGTGCATACAAGCACTCTCCACGAGGAAGAAAGCGGCATGTCTGGTCAGCAGTGACCCAACCTTGAACTCACGTGTAGTCCGTGGTATGTGAGGCTGGATTAAGGTTGGACAGGAAGCTCGTACAGTAGCACATTCCAAGACCTCCAATCTCGACTCCGCAAGTTCAAGATCGGAATCCTCGGATGCCTCTTCGCCAAACACATCAGCGGCTTTGTTTGAACACCAGAAATCCGACCCTTGAGTCAAGAGTTTCGGAAATGATGCAGCCTGTGAGGAGCCAATCTAATGCAGTTTATGTGGGCCATTCCTGTAGGCTTTACATTGCAGATGCTTCGTTATTCTGCTATTCCCTGTATCGACGCTGCGCAGTATAAATTCCAGCCCCTTCCTCTGTTTCTCGACCCTGCAAGATGGCATTCTTCCTTGTTACCAGCAGCATAGGGATGCGACATGGGATGAGCCCTTGATGCACCGGAATATTCTTCGGCTCCGCGGCGGCCGAGACGTACGTGCTGTCAGATCTTGATCGATTAAGATTTGGCAGATTGTTCGCAATCAGGCTCCGTAAATATGGCAATGAGAGTAACTTTCCAGATATCAATCAGACGTGAAGCGGGCCTCTTCGACTCTTGGAGTCCATAGTTTCATAACTTCGACATCTGCAGGCTAAAACCAGCAGTATATCCGTCGCCCAATCATCCAGAACACCTAATCTCTTTGGTTCATCGCACTGCAGTCCAGACTTTAACGCCATTAGAAAAATTCTGGGTCTCTGCAGTCTGGCATTGAGCTAGCGTAACTCAAGGACAGCCCAATACTCCATACGCCGACTGCATCAGCAACCGATAGAGCTGTCGGACCTGTCCCCGGCCACCCTCAATAACCAGCCTCAACTCTTCCAACTCTCACAGACTTGTGCCTGGACAAAGAAAGCATAGGCGCCAATTCAAAGTCGAGGCCATGGCATCAATATTCAGGAATAATTGACGAGATGATCGCCACCCACCTGATCCACAAGCGCTGTGCATCATTTCCGCTAGCGTAGGCAGAACCTTTGAACAAGCTTTCCAGGCCGCTGAGTCGAGTCAGTCGAGTTCGACGGCTCAATTTAACAATCATCGCTCAGTCGCTGCCGTCTGGCCGCTGGCGTGTCTGTCCACGAATCTCTGTAGATTATTACTTCGCTAGTTTGGACACCGTACGagtacgtactccgtatgtaTAGCTGAGCTGGGTGGTTAGTTAAAACTTCAACCCcgctcctcgtcttccttcGTTCGGGAGTTTCCCCGAAATTcgaattattataagatctttCGAATCTCGTAGATGTTTCCATCATTGGTTTTGCCGGCACTTCTCACATCTCCGCGGATTATTGCCCGCTTCGGGGGAACAAAGCGTCTGAAACCTAGATAAAAGAACCCCGCGAGCTTCCGCTCATAAAGAATTCCGATGTAACCCAGTTAGCCACAGCCCACAGGCGATGTCTGGCGACTCGTCCATCCTAGGCGGGTTTTGCCTTCGTTCGAGCGATGGCTTGTCCTTGTAGCTCTCGGTTTATCTGATAAATGTGCATGAGGGGAAGGAGCAACCCAGCGAGTATCCTTCACAAGACGGCTGCTACTCAATCCACAAATAATTTTTTACTGCAGTCTGGGTATTCTTTTAAAATGCAATTATACATCGGCTAATTTTATATACATCGATCAGTGGAAAGCTCAATGACCGCGAAGTTATCAATCTTTTTGGTTAGTATGTATTCGCTTTCTTTAAGTCAAACTATAGAGATTCATGTCCATTGGCCCATGAAAACAAACTTATATGGGAACGCCTGCTCAAATAAACGATGGTTGCATTATTCCTTCCTATTATTGCTTCTAATGCATCAAATGCCTCGCCCTCCGGCGGCGAACCTATGGACGTAGGTCACATGATCTATTTAATGACTAAGCAATAACCAGCAGAAAACTTCACCGCCTTCTGTGATccgactttttttttatcggTCGATATCGCTGAATCTTGAGGTAGTTGAAATTGTCTGAAATAACATAACACCCTACAAAATCCAAAATGGGGTCATCAACGGCGCTCACCACAAAGGTGACATCTGGGAGTCCTTATCAACTCGACAAGAGCCAGGTACGATCCCCAATCCCTCGACAAAAACCTGCTTTTGACAGTATCTAACTTTTCCACTCTAGGTCACCAAAGCTTCATCTGCACTCCTACGACACATCAAATCAAAGCAGACCGAGCAGGAAGCGACCGCGACCAAGAAGACTTTGATCGGTGACAatgactccgactccgaagccgaagatacCCCTCTACACAACGAAGCCGTATGGCTCGTGTTCACGACGAAAAAGCACGTCGTCGACAAAAACCGTCTGAAGCCGGGCAAAATCAGCATCCCGCATTCGCTGAATGCGTCGCCGGCGCTGAGCATCTGTCTTATCACCGCCGACCCGCAGCGCTCTGTCAAGAACATTGTTGCCGACTCGTCCTTCCCCGAGCATCTGTCCTCGCGCATTGAGAAGGTCATTGGGTACTCGAAGTTGAAGGATAGGTATAAGAGCTTTGAGAGCCGGAGGCAGCTGCTTTCTGAGCACGATGTCTTTTTGGCTGATGATCGCATTATTATGCGCCTGGTCAAGACTCTTGGGAAAGTGTTCTACAAGTCTAGCAAGCGACCGATTCCTGTGCAGCTTGCGCAAATTGAGAAGGCCAATGGGAAGcgggtgaagaaggacgacaagcagaagaagaatgaggatgatggtgctGCGTTTGCCAGTCCGGCTGTTATTgcgaaggaggttgagaaggcgcTTAACTCTGCACCTGTACAGCTTGCGCCAGCTACGACTGCGGCGATCCGCGTTGGATCGTCGAACTTTACGCCTGAGCAGCTCACTGAGAATATTGATGCTGTGGTGAAGGGGTTGACTGACAAGTTCATTTCGAAGGGGTGGCGGAATATCAAGGCTCTTCATGTCAAGGGAGCCAATACCATGGCGATGCCAATTTGGCTGGCGAGCGAGCTGTGGGTGGAGGAGACCGATGTCGTGGAGGCCgtggaagatggcgagaCTGAcgggaagaacaagaagcggaagcagATCGAGGAGGGCGACCAGAAGCTCTTAGAAGGAGGCAACAAGAAGTCtcggaagcagaagaagaccgacgatgacgatgaggccTCGTCCCTAGCAGCCCGCAAACAGAAGCtcgagaagcaaaaggcccAGGCGCTGGAAGACGGAGAGGCTGCGGCCGTGAAAGTATCGTCTGGtccggcgaagaagaagaaaaagtcCCTTTCATGATTTACTATTGTACGGAGTTCAACCTGAAGGGGTTTCTTGTATTATCGGCTATTACATACATACTATAATCCCACGATTATGCATGGATTTTCTGGCGAATGCCGTATTATTATCTTCATTATCGGTCCGTatacgtactccgtagaaTTCGAAGTTCGCAATCCACTCCGTAGATCCTCGGCATCTCCAAGCTGTCAGCCGAATTGAGCACAAGATGGCTAACTAGCCAGAAGACTTCCGCCTTATAACCGAGGCCATCCGCCGATCGGCGGGTTCTTGGCGCTGCCGACGATAACCATCCAATCCCGCTACCGGACCTCCAAACTTTCATCACCGGCCGAGTTCCTCCACTTCATCTCCCCTCACTATTCGCATTCAGTCAACGCCTGCTTTGCTCTTCTCTACAGAGAATTAAAGAGCAGGTAAATACACGAAAATGGTCTTCGCAGCTAGAACCTCCGTCCTCCGCGCCGCCCGCGCTCAATTCACACCGACCCGGGCTGCTTTCGCCTTCAATCAGTCTGCCCTCGCCCGCCTTCTCTCCACCCTCGCAGTCCTCGAACAGCGCGATGGCAAGCTCCAGGGATCATCTGTCTCAGCAATCGCCGCAGCTCTGAAATTGGGTGGCCCCGTTACGGCGTTcgtggctggagctggcgtGAAAGCGACATCGGCGGCCGAGGCGGCCAAGTACAAGGGCgtggagaaggttgttgcggttgagAGCGAAGCCTACGAGAAGGTATAAACTACCATACATACTCTCCTAAAGCTTGAATGGGAGCATTAATGCTGATTCGATCCACACCAGGGCCTCCCCGAGAACTACGCccccctcctcgtcgagaACATCAAGAAGGGCGAATACACACACATCATTGCAGGCCACGGTGCCTTCGGGAAGAGTCTCCTTCCCCGCGTCGCTGCTCTGCTAGACGTCCAGCAAGTCTCCGATATAACCGCCATTGAAAGCGAAGACAGTGCGTCATCACACCCCAAGCGATTTCAGTAAAAGCCGAGCTAACCAGAACCCGTGTAGCATTCGTCCGCCCCATCTACGCCGGAAACGCAATCCTCACCGTTCAATCCACTGACCCCATCAAGGTCATCACCGTCCGTGGCACAGCCTTCCAGGATGCCGAACCTACTGGTGGCTCCGCCTCCGTCACCGATGGGGCAGACCCCAACGCTCCCGCCCAAACCGAATGGGTCTCCGAGGAGCTCTCCAAGTCCGAGCGTCCCGACCTCGCCACAGCCTCGCGTGTCGTCTCCGGTGGTCGTGGCCTTAagtcgaaggaggagttcgacCGCATCATGGTTCCCCTTGCTGACTCGCTGGGTGCAGCTATCGGTGCCTCCCGTGCGGCCGTTGACTCCGGATTCGCCGATAACAGTCTGCAGGTTGGACAGACCGGTAAGAACGTGGCGCCGCAGCTGTACCTGAGTGTTGGTATCAGTGGTGCGATTCAGCACCTTGCTGGTATGAAGGACAGCAAGGTGATCGCGGCGATTAACAAGGATGCCGATGCACCGATCTTCCAGGTTGCGGATGTTGGCCTCGTTGGTGATCTGTTTGAGAAGGTTCCTGAGTTGGCGGAGAAGGTAAAGTCTGCGTAGATGGTTTAGGATAGGCTGTCTCCTTTGTTTGATATAGTTTTACGAGCTTGATTTGATTTGTATATCACGTTTCAACTCTCTGTCAGGTATATCTAGAGTTGAAAATACACCCACGATTCTCAATCAATTATCTATGCTCAATGTAAATATGTATATTGAAATATCAACGCTGACATAAATGCTcataatactaactatacaTGAAGTAACCCTTCCAAACCAATTACAAGTTACCTATCCGTATACCAGTATGCTACAGCCCACCCAGCAATTCCGTCAACGAAATCGGTTTCCTAACCGCATTCGAAAACCCATCGTGATAGGTAACCCAAACCTTACGGCCCGAATTCAAAGCCTCCTGCTGTGCGAGGTTTGGTTTCCCTTCCTGCGCCGACGGGTCCTCCTGCTTCTGTGGCTCCTCAATAATACGGCCAAAAAAGTCTCGCTTCACCACGTTTCCGGATTTGAGTTTTGCAGCGTCGGCGGTTGAGTCACTAGATGATTTCTTGGATGTTGTTTTAATAGAGGATAGGGCCTCGGAGTTCTTGCGGATGGATTCCTTGCGGTATTCCTGGTCGAGGACTTGGCGGACGGCATAGCGGACTGGGGCCGTGGTTGAGGAGATGCCGGGTGCTTTGGCGAACGTAACGAGGGAGTCAAGGGGACTGGATTGGGTTAGGTTTGAGGAATATGGGCAAATAAATGTGTGCGATAGACTTACGGTTCCATCCGGTATGCCCATCCACCGTGGGCACCACCCTCATTCTCGATGCGGACTTTCTCAAAGGTCACGCCTAGGCCGGCCATTACTCGAACGGCGGATTGGACGAGGGCGCGCTCGCTTTCCTTGCGAACACTCGCGACGCTCTTCTGCTCA
This genomic interval from Aspergillus puulaauensis MK2 DNA, chromosome 7, nearly complete sequence contains the following:
- a CDS encoding uncharacterized protein (COG:S;~EggNog:ENOG410PN46;~InterPro:IPR023674,IPR028364,IPR016095;~PFAM:PF00687): MGSSTALTTKVTSGSPYQLDKSQVTKASSALLRHIKSKQTEQEATATKKTLIGDNDSDSEAEDTPLHNEAVWLVFTTKKHVVDKNRLKPGKISIPHSLNASPALSICLITADPQRSVKNIVADSSFPEHLSSRIEKVIGYSKLKDRYKSFESRRQLLSEHDVFLADDRIIMRLVKTLGKVFYKSSKRPIPVQLAQIEKANGKRVKKDDKQKKNEDDGAAFASPAVIAKEVEKALNSAPVQLAPATTAAIRVGSSNFTPEQLTENIDAVVKGLTDKFISKGWRNIKALHVKGANTMAMPIWLASELWVEETDVVEAVEDGETDGKNKKRKQIEEGDQKLLEGGNKKSRKQKKTDDDDEASSLAARKQKLEKQKAQALEDGEAAAVKVSSGPAKKKKKSLS
- the ETF1 gene encoding electron transfer flavoprotein subunit alpha/FixB family protein (BUSCO:EOG092649VG;~COG:C;~EggNog:ENOG410PFFW;~InterPro:IPR033947,IPR014731,IPR014730,IPR001308, IPR014729,IPR029035;~PFAM:PF00766,PF01012;~go_function: GO:0009055 - electron transfer activity [Evidence IEA];~go_function: GO:0050660 - flavin adenine dinucleotide binding [Evidence IEA]) is translated as MVFAARTSVLRAARAQFTPTRAAFAFNQSALARLLSTLAVLEQRDGKLQGSSVSAIAAALKLGGPVTAFVAGAGVKATSAAEAAKYKGVEKVVAVESEAYEKGLPENYAPLLVENIKKGEYTHIIAGHGAFGKSLLPRVAALLDVQQVSDITAIESEDTFVRPIYAGNAILTVQSTDPIKVITVRGTAFQDAEPTGGSASVTDGADPNAPAQTEWVSEELSKSERPDLATASRVVSGGRGLKSKEEFDRIMVPLADSLGAAIGASRAAVDSGFADNSLQVGQTGKNVAPQLYLSVGISGAIQHLAGMKDSKVIAAINKDADAPIFQVADVGLVGDLFEKVPELAEKVKSA
- the fhdA gene encoding putative transcription factor Tos4 (COG:S;~EggNog:ENOG410PKEK;~InterPro:IPR000253;~TransMembrane:2 (i65-84o104-124i);~go_function: GO:0005515 - protein binding [Evidence IEA]); this encodes MVWLRDARIECGAGPAPIERVSILQLVSVHFRAGRLRLAVPPGHSHSNSTTHTILSLPFSLQRSFGLFCRLFSCLPTSWSSYWVGKLLTGLSSFLFVLNQLPVLSLLLACFFCPLVIRVVSLFCPRRELNRVSSLKSPSLLYICSKVCWWSSSRRVSCTMESSPPRSNSVAPVAGVKRPASLLPAFEPLSSSPSLPRPQKRVARDDDRAISTYPTPVPTSSTHIMSSSPPRMALPNSSSRRNIPSALSERTPLSAVPTLMLSESGEPLKMGRSSLSCQYQLAANRMISRVHVKATYKPAPNPFDRDRVEIMCMGWNGIKLHCQGKTYDLAKGKTFTSDIKDADIMIDVHDCRVLVQWPRGDKKEDASTDSEQAWEEATPTRKKQARRSLQDSPSAERQRLASPVSPSPAAKSMVPPSSPLYTPTRSRNAVVVYEDEASPVRRSSPGDALNASSNVASLLQSSQSSDLSDLSKPEDLSDHDEENDPIIHSFGPFGDNLLPRMAAFTADDSPLRPTRPRAHFQGQPLQPTQSPRQPSKPFEQPTEDTPNKPVVIDEASEVVQNHAVNQLAFSRLSSTPFSTILDNLPVSLWKADSQSSHGPSRDEIRVILDSTKCIGKVAREGKDAAGKPLEAEYYYIPDFDDDEPRREAVVRDLRKPGLRNCRKQHKQYFWRKPK
- the sun1 gene encoding SUN family protein UTH1 (CAZy:GH132;~COG:S;~EggNog:ENOG410PFHK;~InterPro:IPR005556;~PFAM:PF03856) — its product is MKYSFALTLATAGSMVAAQHQHHHRHQHHNKREVAVVDGPTVTEYMLDGEIIKADDACAGIKDGTYAFNDPQPEVDPCQQTYTPTVNPAKFIETSSSTSSSTTTTSSTTTTTTTTQSVPTTTSTTTEASAPTSSSSSSGATGLDASFPDGELDCSTFPSDYGAISVDYLGLGGWTGIQSLNWAGGVLGKIDTAIKGGSCGSGNMCSYACPAGYQKSQWPEQQGSTGESIGGIQCKGGKLYLTNKKLSDKLCIPGVGGVEVQNTIGEHVAVCRTDYPGTEGETVPLSLNNGETKDLTCPNGETYYNWEGKTTSAQYYVNPAGVSVEKGCQWGDGTGNTGNRAPINLGVGENNGKWLSIFQNSPTTNEKLDFNIKIVGDNLSGSCKYENGQFISETGSNSDGCTVQAMSGTATYKFYK